A part of Candidatus Bathyarchaeota archaeon genomic DNA contains:
- a CDS encoding C/D box methylation guide ribonucleoprotein complex aNOP56 subunit (functions along with aFIB and aL7a; guides 2'-O-methylation of ribose to specific sites in RNAs) has product MKCTILELIFGILAVGDDGKVVDWKSFPNKPAEIADRLEKLSRGEALDEVFTLVERLKAKGFNLFVFERESSARAVRDELGVKTLVETPSQAGRMFRRDLASKAVELGFVKSRDEYLRLVRESLDLLARRVIRERSGRGDIYVIQAVHALDELNKTINLFYSRLREWYGLYFPELSDAVDEPEEYFKVVAEIGWREDMDRESLSKLGLREKSVKSILKALKTSIGAEVDRSDIEEIRRVAEAALRLFKLRDRLERYLEKRVREVAPNLCGLAGPILAAKLIAQAGGLEALSKMPASTVQVLGAEKALFRALRTGSKPPKHGVIFQHPLVRQSPRRLRGKVSRILAAKLAIAARIDAFTGEDMSERLKEELKQRVAEVLQQR; this is encoded by the coding sequence TTGAAATGCACGATACTCGAACTCATATTCGGGATCCTAGCCGTGGGTGACGACGGTAAGGTAGTGGACTGGAAATCTTTCCCAAACAAACCAGCCGAGATCGCCGATAGACTTGAGAAGCTCTCCAGAGGAGAGGCCCTAGATGAGGTTTTCACCCTAGTCGAGAGGCTTAAGGCTAAAGGTTTTAATCTATTCGTTTTCGAACGTGAAAGCTCTGCTCGAGCTGTGAGGGATGAGCTAGGTGTTAAAACCCTCGTCGAAACCCCTAGCCAGGCCGGTAGGATGTTTAGACGCGACCTCGCGTCTAAGGCTGTGGAGCTTGGTTTCGTGAAGAGTAGAGACGAATATTTGCGTCTGGTTCGTGAGTCCCTCGACCTTCTGGCCAGAAGGGTTATACGCGAGAGAAGCGGTAGGGGGGACATCTATGTGATCCAGGCCGTCCACGCCCTGGACGAGCTTAACAAGACGATAAACCTGTTCTACAGCCGTCTGAGGGAGTGGTATGGTCTATACTTCCCAGAGCTGAGCGACGCCGTAGACGAGCCTGAGGAGTACTTCAAGGTCGTAGCCGAGATAGGTTGGAGGGAGGATATGGATAGAGAATCCTTGTCAAAGCTTGGTTTAAGGGAGAAATCGGTTAAATCGATATTGAAGGCTTTGAAAACATCCATAGGCGCCGAGGTCGATAGGAGTGACATAGAGGAGATCCGTAGGGTCGCCGAGGCGGCTTTACGGCTTTTTAAGCTTCGCGATAGGTTAGAGAGATACCTTGAGAAGAGAGTTCGGGAGGTTGCGCCGAACCTATGCGGGCTAGCAGGACCCATATTAGCTGCTAAGCTCATAGCTCAAGCCGGTGGTTTAGAGGCCTTATCCAAGATGCCGGCCAGTACTGTTCAGGTCTTAGGTGCTGAGAAGGCTCTCTTCAGGGCTTTGAGAACCGGGTCGAAACCTCCTAAGCACGGTGTTATATTTCAGCATCCCCTCGTAAGGCAGAGCCCGCGGAGGCTTAGGGGTAAGGTATCTCGAATCCTAGCCGCTAAGCTAGCGATAGCCGCGAGGATAGACGCTTTCACCGGCGAGGACATGAGCGAGAGACTTAAGGAAGAACTTAAGCAGAGGGTCGCTGAGGTTCTTCAGCAAAGATAG
- a CDS encoding archease, translating to MARFKFLPHMSDVFIEVYGSTLEEAFENAALAMFEVMTDTSKVEPSMEECVEADGFDKQSLLYNWLEKLLVLFETRMMLCSKFKIEKIEHEGEEYRLKAKVWGEEFDPGKHEQRVGVKAVTYHMMSIEEKDGRWVLRFILDI from the coding sequence ATGGCGAGGTTCAAGTTTCTACCTCACATGAGCGATGTCTTCATAGAGGTCTACGGCTCGACTCTAGAAGAGGCGTTCGAGAATGCTGCCCTGGCGATGTTCGAGGTGATGACCGACACGTCAAAGGTAGAGCCGTCTATGGAGGAATGCGTCGAGGCTGACGGGTTCGACAAGCAGTCTCTCCTGTATAACTGGCTCGAGAAGCTTCTGGTGCTGTTCGAGACGCGTATGATGCTATGCTCCAAGTTCAAAATCGAGAAGATAGAGCATGAAGGAGAAGAATACAGGCTTAAAGCCAAGGTTTGGGGAGAGGAGTTCGACCCAGGTAAGCATGAGCAGAGGGTCGGGGTAAAAGCCGTGACCTACCATATGATGAGTATCGAGGAGAAAGACGGTAGATGGGTTTTAAGATTCATATTAGACATCTAA
- a CDS encoding 50S ribosomal protein L35ae has product MEAVFIGYRRGPKTQSPREVLIRVSGNPEALIGRKVYWVDSKGRRSPGVIVAKHGCGNVWRARFKRPPPPQLIGSIMQIT; this is encoded by the coding sequence GTGGAGGCGGTTTTCATAGGCTATAGACGAGGTCCTAAAACTCAGAGTCCTAGAGAGGTCTTGATAAGGGTGAGCGGAAACCCCGAGGCGCTTATAGGAAGAAAAGTCTACTGGGTTGACTCTAAGGGCCGGAGGAGTCCAGGTGTCATAGTGGCTAAACACGGGTGTGGAAACGTCTGGAGGGCTAGGTTTAAGAGACCTCCACCTCCGCAGCTGATAGGTTCGATAATGCAGATAACCTAG
- a CDS encoding bifunctional phosphoglucose/phosphomannose isomerase, with amino-acid sequence MSLRFEGSDRFGLGELAEHFPEQFEEAYKIGEELELPDEFEGFKPRMVFFAGMGGSAVGGDLLRDWLRQRVKVPMEVCRGYNPPAYLAEDSLVFAISYSGNTEETLSFMLRAHRLGCRVIALSSGGLMEKLSKKLRIPHVKVPAGLLPRAAIAYLSTPLIPLIKRFIDDVESFLWEVDETLDNLRMLRDRVSRRVSVEENPAKKLAKALLGKMPVVFGYGYLSSVARRFKNQLNENSKVAARWDELPELDHNEVMAYQKPEGYVKNQLIVFLRSRVEPPEFTARVEATKRVMEREVSDIYEVFGLGSSTLSNMYTLLYLTDFASIYLAYLRDVDPGDTSLIEDLKKTLDSNLGVLSKLRSEFGDSG; translated from the coding sequence TTGAGCCTTAGGTTCGAGGGATCAGATAGGTTCGGCTTAGGAGAACTTGCCGAACATTTCCCTGAGCAGTTTGAGGAAGCCTACAAGATAGGAGAGGAGCTTGAGCTTCCAGATGAGTTCGAGGGGTTTAAACCTCGCATGGTGTTCTTCGCAGGTATGGGCGGCTCGGCCGTCGGGGGAGACTTGCTCAGGGATTGGCTGAGGCAGAGGGTTAAGGTTCCGATGGAAGTTTGCCGAGGCTATAACCCACCAGCCTATCTAGCCGAGGACTCCCTAGTGTTTGCGATAAGCTACTCCGGAAACACAGAGGAGACGTTAAGCTTCATGCTAAGAGCCCATAGACTCGGCTGCCGCGTGATCGCCTTAAGCTCGGGAGGATTGATGGAAAAACTATCTAAGAAGCTACGCATACCCCATGTCAAAGTTCCTGCAGGGCTTCTCCCGAGAGCCGCCATAGCATACTTGTCGACCCCGCTCATACCCCTGATCAAACGGTTTATCGACGATGTCGAAAGTTTCCTCTGGGAGGTGGATGAAACTCTTGACAACCTCCGGATGCTTAGAGACAGGGTCTCCAGACGCGTCTCGGTCGAGGAGAACCCGGCTAAAAAATTGGCGAAGGCTCTCTTGGGTAAGATGCCTGTGGTCTTCGGCTATGGATATCTCTCATCGGTCGCTAGGAGGTTTAAGAACCAGCTTAACGAGAACAGCAAAGTCGCGGCTAGGTGGGATGAGCTTCCAGAGCTGGACCACAATGAGGTGATGGCATACCAGAAACCCGAGGGCTACGTTAAAAACCAGCTTATAGTCTTCCTCCGAAGCAGAGTAGAACCCCCTGAGTTCACGGCGAGGGTCGAAGCCACCAAGAGGGTTATGGAGAGGGAGGTGTCGGATATATACGAGGTGTTCGGCTTAGGCTCCTCTACGCTGTCGAACATGTATACGTTGCTTTACCTAACCGACTTCGCGTCGATCTACCTGGCATATCTCAGGGATGTAGACCCCGGCGACACGTCGCTCATAGAGGACTTGAAGAAAACTCTTGACTCAAACCTAGGGGTGCTCTCTAAGCTCAGAAGCGAGTTCGGAGACAGCGGCTAG
- a CDS encoding beta-propeller domain-containing protein: protein MSASTYRSKQVSQVARGSRGKSIEVILLAVVLALALSSVCYLLELQIQPGSQDGQTYLKKFTSYEELKSYLESNLKLYSGYRGSGLWSNVGFSLTKASADVATLQAFEVVEYSKTNVQVEGVDEADVVKTDGVYIYLASGNRVVIVKAYPPRRSRCVVYHRGQRYGPGVVRERGSDGCFHSSR, encoded by the coding sequence ATATCTGCGTCGACCTATAGGAGTAAACAGGTGTCTCAGGTGGCGCGTGGAAGTAGGGGGAAATCTATAGAGGTTATACTTCTAGCGGTCGTTCTAGCATTAGCTCTTAGCTCCGTCTGCTATCTATTGGAGCTTCAGATTCAGCCTGGGTCTCAAGATGGGCAAACTTACTTGAAAAAGTTCACGTCTTACGAGGAGCTTAAAAGCTACTTAGAGTCTAACCTGAAGCTTTACAGTGGCTACCGTGGAAGTGGGCTTTGGTCTAACGTGGGCTTTAGTCTAACCAAGGCGTCAGCAGATGTGGCGACGTTGCAGGCTTTCGAGGTCGTAGAGTATTCTAAGACAAACGTTCAGGTCGAAGGTGTAGACGAGGCGGATGTCGTTAAAACAGACGGAGTCTACATATACCTAGCATCGGGGAACCGAGTGGTCATCGTGAAGGCTTATCCCCCCCGACGAAGCCGGTGTGTCGTCTATCATCGAGGTCAACGGTACGGTCCTGGGGTTGTTCGTGAACGAGGATCGGATGGCTGTTTTCACAGTTCCCGGTAG
- a CDS encoding beta-propeller domain-containing protein — protein MSSIIEVNGTVLGLFVNEDRMAVFTVPGRPTPVPRGIFSVVPYIESETSLMVYDISDRENPKLVRSLRVEGAYLSSRMIGDYVYLVVNNLAVRVDKEELEVNLPNICEERMGSLVFEKEIPATDVYYADVSSCYDSFTTIVALNIKDDLEEPVYKTILTGPTTCMYVSLYNIYLAIPVFPSTEEAEYREYTAVYRIRVDGAEIECRASGQVPGFVLNQFSMDEHRGYFRIATTTGHVARTAEEATARNNIYVLDMDLKVVGKLEGLAPGEWIHSARFMGDRCYLVTFRKVDPLFVIDVSDPENPRVLGKLKIPGYSDYLHPLDENHLIGIGKETVPAEEGDFSWYQGVKVSLFDVSDVENPKEIDKYVIGDRGTDTPVLRNHKALLFDRRRGLLVLPVLVAEIDREKTPNPPPYMHGEFTFQGAYVFEVSPEKGIVFKGRITHIDDPEGLLKSGFYFSSPYMVKRALYIDDVLYTISEKKVKMNDINTLEPINEVELP, from the coding sequence GTGTCGTCTATCATCGAGGTCAACGGTACGGTCCTGGGGTTGTTCGTGAACGAGGATCGGATGGCTGTTTTCACAGTTCCCGGTAGGCCGACCCCGGTTCCACGGGGCATATTCTCTGTCGTACCGTATATCGAATCCGAGACATCTTTGATGGTCTACGATATATCCGATAGGGAGAACCCTAAGCTTGTCAGAAGCCTCCGGGTCGAGGGGGCATACCTGAGTTCTAGGATGATAGGGGACTACGTGTACCTGGTCGTAAACAACTTAGCTGTCCGCGTGGATAAAGAGGAGCTCGAGGTGAACCTTCCTAACATCTGCGAGGAAAGGATGGGCTCGCTGGTTTTCGAAAAGGAGATACCTGCGACCGATGTCTACTACGCCGACGTATCCAGTTGCTACGACTCGTTTACGACGATTGTGGCGTTAAACATAAAGGACGACCTCGAAGAACCCGTGTATAAAACGATTCTAACAGGGCCTACCACATGCATGTACGTATCGCTATACAACATATACTTGGCGATACCGGTCTTTCCGAGTACGGAGGAGGCTGAATACCGCGAGTACACGGCGGTATACAGGATCAGGGTCGACGGAGCGGAGATCGAGTGTAGAGCAAGCGGACAGGTTCCAGGCTTTGTCTTAAACCAGTTCTCCATGGATGAGCACCGCGGATATTTCAGGATAGCGACGACCACGGGACATGTCGCTAGGACGGCTGAGGAGGCCACTGCGAGAAACAACATCTACGTACTCGACATGGACTTGAAGGTGGTGGGTAAGCTCGAGGGGTTGGCTCCGGGTGAGTGGATACACTCTGCTAGGTTTATGGGAGACCGGTGCTATCTCGTGACCTTCAGGAAGGTTGACCCGCTCTTCGTCATAGACGTGAGCGACCCTGAAAACCCGAGGGTTCTAGGTAAGCTTAAGATACCCGGCTACTCAGACTACCTACACCCGCTCGACGAGAACCACCTGATAGGTATAGGTAAGGAGACCGTTCCAGCCGAGGAGGGAGACTTCTCATGGTATCAAGGCGTTAAGGTCTCGCTCTTCGACGTATCCGACGTGGAGAACCCTAAAGAGATAGACAAGTACGTCATAGGCGACAGGGGCACCGATACACCCGTTTTGAGGAACCATAAGGCGCTACTGTTCGATAGGCGTAGAGGTCTTCTGGTTCTACCGGTTCTCGTCGCGGAGATAGACCGGGAGAAGACCCCTAACCCGCCGCCCTATATGCATGGAGAGTTCACCTTCCAAGGTGCCTACGTCTTCGAGGTATCGCCTGAGAAGGGTATCGTGTTCAAGGGGAGGATAACCCACATAGACGACCCTGAGGGGCTTCTTAAGAGCGGCTTCTACTTCAGCTCACCCTATATGGTTAAGAGGGCGCTGTACATCGACGATGTGTTGTATACAATATCAGAGAAGAAGGTTAAGATGAACGATATAAACACTCTAGAGCCGATAAACGAGGTGGAGTTACCTTAA